One Salvia splendens isolate huo1 chromosome 1, SspV2, whole genome shotgun sequence genomic window, taattcaacatcaaatacaaccaaattcaagataaaatcaaccaaattgaataattcaacaccaaattcaacaaaatacttTCTACCCCATGAACCCTAACTTTATACCCACCTAAATTATACcaataaaaacgaaaataagGGTTGAAagttacctaacaacacttcaaaTTGGAATGGGAGAGCTAACTATCGGATTAGGCTTCGAATTTCGCTGGTTGGGCAGAATTTTCGCCGGTTTTCGTCTCCTCTTCGCATAATGCGTATGTTCTGCCGTCTGGAGTGAATTTGTGAAGCAAGGGAGacacgcgagagcgtgtcgCGTGTTTACTTTAAACACACGAGAGGAAGACGCGTCTCTTTTTTAATACACGCGAGAGGAATATGTGTGTTTCACTTTAAACACGCATTAGGGTGATGCGTCTATACTTTTAAACCACGCTAGAGCTTCAagcgtgtttaattaaaacacgcgagagcttctCGCGTCTATACCATGGCTAGAATCTTGTTTTTTCAGGGTCCAAATGGCGGATACATTTTGCCATAACGTCTCTTCTTGGAATTTTGCCCACCCAATCGCCCCAGTGAAATCCCCATTCCCATCGCTCAACATCAACACATCATCCCCAATTTTCAAATCCTTCTTCCACGCCTTCATCACGAACGCATCGTTCACGGAAATGCAATCAATCGTGTCTACCCCCTTCGCCTTGAAATCGGCCGCCTTCGCGGCGAATCCGGGGAGATGCTTCTGGGAACAGGTCGGGGTGAACGCCCCCGGAACCGCGAACAGGATGACTTTTTTGTTGGATGTTAGCTCGTCGGCGGAAACGGTTTGGAGCTCGTCGGCGGAGTCGAAGTAGGAAAGTGTGGCGTCAGGCAGCTTGTCGCCAACGGAGATCGTGGCGGATATGCTGGGGAGGGTGGAGAATCGGAGGGTTTGGGGGCGGcggagagggagaggggcgGAACTGATGGAGAAGAAGGAGCTGGATCTTCTTTGtgaagagaggagagagaggggtTGTTTGAGATTGCGAGAGGAGGAAGTGAGAAGCTTCCTGGTGGCGAAAGCGACTGATATTGCGGCGGTGGCTGCCATTTTACCCGGCGATTGGCGACTGAATATTGAGTAGCACGTTCTAGCCGCATCTACAGAGTATTGAGACACTTTTATTAGGTTTTTGAGTGTTATTTATATAGTGGGgtaaaaatattattaacaCATTCCTAAGTAGAATAACACATCAACTCTAAATCTCAGAAATACCAGTGGCATGGCATCTCATTACAAAATTCTTGGCCAATTGTGACTAATCGTATTCTATATATCTTTGCTGATGACATACTATACTACAATGCAAATCCTAATACACAGCTGAAACACTCTCATCCTAAATGCAAACCAACTCCCTTTTACACCCATTTCACAGCCAACGGTTTCCACTCTTCTATC contains:
- the LOC121802615 gene encoding peroxiredoxin-2E-1, chloroplastic-like; the protein is MAATAAISVAFATRKLLTSSSRNLKQPLSLLSSQRRSSSFFSISSAPLPLRRPQTLRFSTLPSISATISVGDKLPDATLSYFDSADELQTVSADELTSNKKVILFAVPGAFTPTCSQKHLPGFAAKAADFKAKGVDTIDCISVNDAFVMKAWKKDLKIGDDVLMLSDGNGDFTGAIGCELDLSNKPVGLGVRSRRYAMLVENGVVKLLNLEEGGAFSVSSAEDLLKAI